From the Pirellulales bacterium genome, the window CTGCGCCGGACGGCGCCTCGTGATTTGTCGCAGCGCTTGAGCTGAGGCGGGCGACGCCAATCGGCGCACGTTGAGGAGCAAAGCCCGCGTCCCGAGCGCGGAACTTCTTCCTCACTGCGGCCGAACCCTCTGCGGCTTCCTTAGTCGACGACCTTGTCGTCGATCCACGACATCATCTTGCGCAGTTCCTTGCCGACCGTTTCGACGCCGTGTTCGCGTTCGCGGCGGCGGGTCGCCTTGAAGCTGGCTTGGCCGGCGCGGTTTTCCAGGATCCAGTCGCGGGCGAACTGACCGCTGCGGATCTCTTCGAGGATCTTCTTCATCTCGGCCTTGGTCTCGTCGGTGACGATTCGCGGGCCGCGAGTGTAGTCGCCGTACTCGGCGGTGTTCGAGACGCTGTAGCGCATGTAGCCGAGGCCTCCCTGGTAGAACAGGTCGACGATCAGCTTCAACTCGTGCATGCACTCGAAGTACGCCATTTCGGGCTGATAACCGGCCTCGACGAGCGTCTCGAAGCCCGCCTTCACCAGAGCCGCGGCGCCGCCGCACAGGACGGCCTGCTCGCCGAAGAGGTCAGTCTCGGTCTCCTCGGCGATCGTGGTGCGAATGACCCCCGCGCGGCCGCCGCCGATGCCGCTGGCGTAGGCGAGGCCAATCTTGAAGGTCTCCTCGCTCGCGCCGTCCCCGAGCGCGATCAGGCAGGGAACGCCGCCCCCCTTCTCAAACTCGCTGCGAACCAAGTGCCCGGGGCCCTTGGGGGCCACGAGCAGGACGTCGACCCCCGGGGGGGGCGTGATCTGTCCGAAGTGGATATTGAACCCGTGCGAGCACATCAGCACCTTGCCCGGCTTCAGGTGCGGCAGCACGTCGGCCTTGAACACGTCGGCCTGCAGTTCGTCCGGAAGCAGGATGTTGATCACGTCCCCCTGCTTGGCGGCTTCGGCGGCGCTGACCGGCTCGAACCCGTGGCTCTTGGCCAAGTCGTAGTTCTTGCCGCCGGGACGCTGGCCGACGACCACTTTGACGCCGCTGTCGCGCAGGTTCTGAGCGTGGGCGTGTCCCTGCGAGCCGTAACCGAGAATGGCCACGGTCTTGCCCGCAAGGGCCTTCATGTCGGCGTCTTTGTCGTAGTAGATCGTGGCGGCCATGGGCGTGTGGGGGGAGAGGGTGACTGGTGATTGGTGAATGGGGATCGGACGCTTGCGTCCGCTACGCTTCGCCGCCGAACGGGCGATTCACGCCGCGGACCATCGCGATCCGGCCGGTGCGGACCAACTCGACGATGCCGTACGGGCGCATGAGGTCGATGAAGGCTTCGATCTTCTTCTCCTGCCCCGAGATCTCGATCATGATCTGCTCGGGGGCGACGTCGACGATCTTGCCGCGAAAGATCTCGCACAACTGCTGGATCTCGGCCCGGCCGGCGGCCTGGGCCTCGACTTTGATGAGCATCAGGTCGCGTTCGACGAACTCTTTGGAGCTGACGTCGTCGACGCGGACCACCGTGACGATCTTTTCGAGCTGCTTGCGGACCTGATCGAGCACCGTGTCGTCGCCGACGACCACGAAGGTCATTCGGGAGAGTTCGGGCTCCTCGGTCTCGCCGACGGCGAGGCTGTCGATGTTGTAGCCGCGCGAGGCGAGCATGCCGGCCACGTGGGCGAGCACGCCGGGCACGTTCTGCACCAGCGCGGAAATGACGTGACGCATGGGGAAGGTCCGGCTTGGAAGGCCGGCATAACTGGTCAAACGCGGGAAAAAACGAATCTCCGATGATAACCACGCCGCCGGGGGGCGACAACCTGCGGCCCCCGGCGTCCAGAAGGCAGGGTTCGCCGCGACCGGCTCGTTTATGCCGACACTTCGCGACGGCGGGGGTTCGGAAATTCCGGCGCTTTCTCGGAGACGACGCGGACTTGGCGGCCCCGCAGTTGGCCCGGAGGTCGCCTCCAAGGTACAACCGAGCAGGTATGGCCTACTCGTCCCAGGATCGCGACTTTCTGTTCTTCCTGCTCGCCCGGCGTCGGGGATGGGCTGCCGATGCGCAGCTTGAGGCCGCTGCGCGGCTGTGGGGGGGCGTTCCCGGGCGGTCGCTGGCCGAATTGGTCGCGGAACACGCCCGGCTCACCCCCGAGCAGCTCGACGAATTGCGCAAGGACGCCGCCGCCGAGGCGATGAAGACCCGCAGCGAACCGATCGAGGCGCTGCTGGTCGAGTTGCCGACCGAGCTGCGGCGGCGGCTCACCGGGTCGGCGGCGACGCAGTATCACACCCCCAAGGGGGACGCCCTGGCGACCCTCCCCAGCGACGGGCCGACGCACGGTTCGCGCGGCCCCCGCGCGGCTGCGGCCGAACCCCTCCCCGCCAGCGATCGGTTCGAGATTGTCCAACTGCATGCCCAGGGGGGGCTGGGGGCCGTGTTCCTGGCGCGCGACGGCGAGATCGATCGCACGGTGGCGCTCAAGCAGATTCGCTCGCAGTGGGCCGACGACGAGGACTCGCGGGCGCGGTTCCTGCTGGAAGCGAAGATCACGGGGCGGCTCGAACACCCGGGGATCGTGCCCATCTACGCCCTGGGGGCCGACGCCAGCGGCAGGCCGTACTACGCCATGCGGCTGATCCGGGGCGAAAGTCTGCTGGCGGTGATCGACCGCTTCCACAAACCGCGCGAGGAGGGCGCCGACGGTGCGGAGAAGCTCCCCGAACTCCGGCGGCTGCTGGCGCGGTTCGTCGAGGTCTGCAACGCACTGGAGTACGCCCACAGCCGCGGCATCATCCACCGCGACGTGAAGCCGGCCAACATCATGTTGGGACGCTACGGCGAGACGCTGGTCGTCGACTGGGGACTGGCCAAGGTCGTCGGGGACGAAGAAGACATCGTCGTCGACACCTACACCAAGTGGAAACCGGTCGGCCTGGGGAGCGGCGCCGACAGCGGCTCGGCGACCCGCATGGGGACGGTCGTGGGAACCCCCGCGTACATGAGCCCCGAGCAGGCCGCCGGCCGGCTCAACGATCTCGGCCCGCAAAGCGACGTCTACAGCCTGGGGGCGACGCTGTTCCACCTCCTGACGGGGGACGTGCCCCACGACGCCAGCGACGACATCGGCGTGCTGATGGCGCAGATCGATCGCGGTTCGTTCCGCTCGCCGCGCGAACGGGAGCGCTGGATCCCCAAGCAACTCTCGGCGATTTGCATGAAGGCCCTCGACCCGCTTCCCGAGCGACGGTACGCCTCGGCGGGGGCGATGGGAGAGGACCTGCAGCGGTGGCTCTCCGACGAGCCGGTGCTCGCGTACGAGGATTCGCTCGCCGAGCGGGCCTTTCGCTGGATGCGCAATCACCGCACGCTGGTCATCTCGGCGGTGGCGGCACAGGGGGTCGCAGCCGCGGCCATCGTCGCGGGGTCGATCCTGTGGAGCCGCGTCCAGAGCGAGCGCCGGCAGCAGCAGCACGCCCTCGACCAACAGCGGCAGTCGCGGGCCGCCGAATTGGAAGTTTCGGCCGAGGCGGCCCAGCAGACGGCCCTCGCCGAGTTGCGGACCGGGCGGTTCGAGACCGCCGTCGGGCTCCTCGACCGCGCGAGCAAATCGTTGGACGACGAACCGCAATTTGCGGCCTTACGCGACGAGATCGTCGCCCGTCGCGAGCGCGCCGCCCGGCTCGCCGACTTCCGCCGCTGGGGCGAATCGGCCGAGGAGCTGAACTTCTTCCAGCACGACGCCGAGGCGCAGGCGGAACTCTACGACGCGCTGGAACGCATCGGCGCCCTCGACCGCGGCGATTGGTGGAACAACCTGCCGGCCGAGGACCTCACGGCCGATCAGCTCGACGACTTGCGGTTCGACGTCTATCGCAAATTCGTTCTGCTGGCGAGCGTCCACAGCAAACGGATGATGCGGGCCGGGCTGTCGGCCGGCGGGGCCGACGAGGCCCGCGAGCTGCTCGCGGCCAGCGAGTTGGCACAGCGGTTCCGGCGCACGCAGTCGCTGCGGTTTTTCGCGGGGGGCGCCCGGCTGCGATTGGGGCAAAGCCTGACTCCCCCGCCCGCCGCCGCGGAGCTCGACCCCCCG encodes:
- the ilvC gene encoding ketol-acid reductoisomerase, with translation MAATIYYDKDADMKALAGKTVAILGYGSQGHAHAQNLRDSGVKVVVGQRPGGKNYDLAKSHGFEPVSAAEAAKQGDVINILLPDELQADVFKADVLPHLKPGKVLMCSHGFNIHFGQITPPPGVDVLLVAPKGPGHLVRSEFEKGGGVPCLIALGDGASEETFKIGLAYASGIGGGRAGVIRTTIAEETETDLFGEQAVLCGGAAALVKAGFETLVEAGYQPEMAYFECMHELKLIVDLFYQGGLGYMRYSVSNTAEYGDYTRGPRIVTDETKAEMKKILEEIRSGQFARDWILENRAGQASFKATRRREREHGVETVGKELRKMMSWIDDKVVD
- a CDS encoding protein kinase: MAYSSQDRDFLFFLLARRRGWAADAQLEAAARLWGGVPGRSLAELVAEHARLTPEQLDELRKDAAAEAMKTRSEPIEALLVELPTELRRRLTGSAATQYHTPKGDALATLPSDGPTHGSRGPRAAAAEPLPASDRFEIVQLHAQGGLGAVFLARDGEIDRTVALKQIRSQWADDEDSRARFLLEAKITGRLEHPGIVPIYALGADASGRPYYAMRLIRGESLLAVIDRFHKPREEGADGAEKLPELRRLLARFVEVCNALEYAHSRGIIHRDVKPANIMLGRYGETLVVDWGLAKVVGDEEDIVVDTYTKWKPVGLGSGADSGSATRMGTVVGTPAYMSPEQAAGRLNDLGPQSDVYSLGATLFHLLTGDVPHDASDDIGVLMAQIDRGSFRSPRERERWIPKQLSAICMKALDPLPERRYASAGAMGEDLQRWLSDEPVLAYEDSLAERAFRWMRNHRTLVISAVAAQGVAAAAIVAGSILWSRVQSERRQQQHALDQQRQSRAAELEVSAEAAQQTALAELRTGRFETAVGLLDRASKSLDDEPQFAALRDEIVARRERAARLADFRRWGESAEELNFFQHDAEAQAELYDALERIGALDRGDWWNNLPAEDLTADQLDDLRFDVYRKFVLLASVHSKRMMRAGLSAGGADEARELLAASELAQRFRRTQSLRFFAGGARLRLGQSLTPPPAAAELDPPVTAADAYMLGGLWVVASQNPVLAATYARGETNFVANAKRQLTVVEALAPADYWSHFLFGFIELLEAGDPAVVLPSVSHPHYAAARSALGHSIAIKPDYWLSYAERSGAIRQEIESRRRHPEDARNVSQAESESQMLQWMIRDTQRAVEVASTRSEVQWYVAFAHWIAGNREAAIDALLAALELGERYDVETIPRLIDPERQRALPETLQIADDLLAENPDHPRWRTLRAFARLQLGENDLAWEDVAAALAAVDPPPLAFAVRGRLLLERGEGAAAQGDFRRALAAAPHDLFARLGLAQAHERQKDFAAALEGYESALAGAETAFQRAACELGRCRTLLAAGRREEALAAAAAAIEHKPACELTSVLIAAREHGSPDFSAELEARLKRRSVAARLAELAGPPRELPLLNGDFEIGQGGRHWNNDDIAGMAWQNVGGCQSRGTLDPTVAHGGGRSLHVVYPREVRQGYGVSSQTLPADPRGRYRLSLWAKASDAAAGVVQVVLDDRRDKPLVSLPAGTYDWQELAGEFDLKDATAPTVEGYRNVTLRILAVAPGEAWIDDVRIERIDDAVEP
- the ilvN gene encoding acetolactate synthase small subunit, producing MRHVISALVQNVPGVLAHVAGMLASRGYNIDSLAVGETEEPELSRMTFVVVGDDTVLDQVRKQLEKIVTVVRVDDVSSKEFVERDLMLIKVEAQAAGRAEIQQLCEIFRGKIVDVAPEQIMIEISGQEKKIEAFIDLMRPYGIVELVRTGRIAMVRGVNRPFGGEA